A window of the Lactuca sativa cultivar Salinas chromosome 5, Lsat_Salinas_v11, whole genome shotgun sequence genome harbors these coding sequences:
- the LOC128126141 gene encoding uncharacterized protein LOC128126141, with product MAMFLHVIGHNERFRAVKERFHHSTQTIHQCFHEVLRAMMCFAREIIVPTSSNSTTNTSERHRRLMQIFPGAIGALDGTLVHAVVPVDQQTRYRGRGKDKYYLCDAAYTNTRGFMAPYRNTRYWLADFRRNRALTKEEMFNHAHAQLRNYIERAYGVLKARFPILKQMAPYPFPVQRDIVISCVAVHNFIRKYDIEDELFTNFEQNTMVSHNVGGGGNEGQNIEGIEWGSEAVNYMTNLRDQIANQLFSNGSR from the exons ATGgctatgtttttacatgttatagGACACAATGAACGTTTTCGAGCCGTTAAAGAAAGATTTCATCACTCCACACAAacgattcatcaatgttttcatgAGGTCTTACGTGCAATGATGTGTTTTGCACGAGAAATTATAGTACCAACCTCGTCTAATTCAACAACAAATACCTCAGAACGACATAGACGGCTAATGCAAATATTTCCCGGAGCAATAGGTGCACTAGATGGAACACTTGTACATGCAGTTGTGCCTGTTGATCAACAAACTCGTTataggggaagaggaaaag ataaatattacctttgtgatgccGCATACACCAACACCCGTGGATTTATGGCTCCCTACCGCAatactaggtattggttagccgatttTCGAAGAAACAGAGCTTTGACTAAGGAAGAAATGTTCAATCATGCtcatgcacaacttagaaattacattgaacgtgcttatggtgtattgaaGGCGAGATTTCCAATTTTAAAACAAATGGCTCCTTATCCTTTTCCAGTGCAAAGAGACATAGTCATTTCTTGTGTTgcggtccataattttataaggaaatacgatattGAAGATGAATTATTTACGAACTTTGAACAAAACACTATGGTTAGTCATAATGTGGGTGGTGGAGGAAATGAGGGTCAAAACATAGAAGGCATAGAATGGGGTTCAGAAGCCGTTAACTATATGACTAATTTGCGTGACCAGATTGCTAATCAGTTATTTTCAAATGGTTCACGTTAA
- the LOC128126333 gene encoding L10-interacting MYB domain-containing protein-like, with translation MADKRIRVSWKSELVDKTFLEACIQELTRNGREGSGLKASSWAVVAEKLKTDHNFIVDKKQMKNRYDYLKAKYAVWLKLKNKTGNIYNPVTNSFNMTNEEWEAEAKLNKYVDKLRNAPLPCPELCTQLFDGATSTGVHSWGPSSTLPHPNETFSTHDFEDTEMDEPAPHADTPSSTVPQPTSEESSGRTKNKGGKRNGPKETTLDDELKEVGKEIIKVAQAFTEANNLDKEMDACMAKLTSLEWGEYDPKYTTALMLFAESAGNRKIWLRLNLSTCESWVTNAGKKFGLVG, from the exons ATGGCAGACAAAAGAATTAGGGTTAGTTGGAAGTCGGAATTGGTGGACAAAACTTTTTTAGAAGCATGTATACAAGAATTAACAAGAAATGGACGGGAGGGTAGCGGACTAAAAGCAAGCTCATGGGCTGTGGTCGCGGAGAAATTGAAAACAGATCATAATTTTATTGTCgacaaaaaacaaatgaaaaatcgATATGACTATTTAAAAGCAAAATATGCAGTGTGGTTAAAACTTAAAAACAAAACAGGAAATATTTATAATCCCGTTACGAATTCTTTTAACATGACTAATGAAGAATGGGAAGCGGAAGCGAag TTGAACAAGTACGTAGATAAGCTGAGAAATGCACCCCTCCCTTGCCctgaactttgtacccaactattTGATGGGGCGACCTCGACCGGTGTTCACAGTTGGGGGCCATCTTCGACATTACCTCATCCCAATGAAACCTTCAGTACACATGATTTTGAGGATACAGAGATGGATGAGCCAGCACCTCATGCAGATACCCCAAGCTCAACAGTACCTCAACCTACTAGTGAGGAATCATCTGGGCGGACAAAAAACAAGGGGGGCAAACGAAATGGTCCTAAAGAAACCACACTTGATGATGAGTTGAAAGAAGTTGGAAAAGAGATTATCAAGGTTGCACAAGCATTCACCGAAGCAAATAATCTTGACAAGGAGATGGATGCTTGTATGGCGAAGTTGACAAGCTTGGAGTGGGGAGAATATGATCCGAAATACACCACTGCTCTTATGTTATTTGCTGAAAGTGCTGGTAATAGGAAAATTTGGTTGCGTCTTAACTTGTCAACTTGTGAGTCGTGGGTAACAAATGCAGGAAAAAAGTTTGGATTAGTTGGTTGA
- the LOC111921075 gene encoding uncharacterized protein LOC111921075, protein MATTLKTVVRATKNMETQLREKGLEKYKEGEKRKLEGSSRSDKKGRFLKSNLDGQKYGSKWCEKCKNMHYGRCNGEVTCYKCRRIGHYSRDYTLNDKVCYGCGDKGHMSKAYPKKNKVARLNAPKPKARTFQMIFDEAGNDARD, encoded by the coding sequence atggcaactactttgaagacagTCGTTAGAGCAACCAAGAATATGGAAACCCAACttagggaaaagggtctggaaaaaTATAAGGAAGGAGAAAAGAGGAAGCTTGAAGGATCCTCAAGATCTGATAAGAAAGGAAGATTCTTGAAGTCTAACTTGGATGGCCAAAAGTATGGATccaagtggtgtgaaaagtgcaagaatATGCATTATGGGAGATGCAACGGAGAAGTGACTTGTTATAAGTGTAGGAGGATCGGTCACTATTCTAGGGATTATACGCTTAATGATAAGGTATGTTATGGATGCGGAGACAAGGGGCATATGTCAAAAGCTTATCCGAAGAAAAATAAAGTAGCAAGACTGAATGCGCCGAAGCCAAAGGCAAGAACATTCcaaatgatctttgatgaagcAGGTAACGATGCAAGAGATTAG